In Columba livia isolate bColLiv1 breed racing homer chromosome 8, bColLiv1.pat.W.v2, whole genome shotgun sequence, a single genomic region encodes these proteins:
- the LRRC8C gene encoding volume-regulated anion channel subunit LRRC8C yields the protein MIPVTEFRQFSEQQPAFRVLKPWWDVFTDYLSVAMLMIGVFGCTLQVMQDKIICLPKRVQPCQNQSNSSNVFNTIPDTTPLPPLKPSTPPATVEMKGLKTDLDLQQYSFINQVCYERALHWYAKYFPYLVLIHTLVFMLCSNFWFKFPGSSSKIEHFISILGKCFDSPWTTRALSEVSGEDSEEKDNRKNNINKSNTIQPNAEGTLVKTQSLKSIPEKLVVDKGTPGALDKKEGEQAKALFEKVKKFRLHVEEGDILYVMYVRQTVLKVIKFLIIIAYNTALVSEVNFTVVCNVDIEDMTGYKNFCCNHTMAHLFSKLSYCYLCFVSIYGLTCLYTLYWLFYRSLKEYSFEYVRQETGIDDIPDVKNDFAFMLHMIDQYDPLYSKRFAVFLSEVSENKLKQLNLNNEWTADKLRQRLQTNSHSHLELQLFMLSGLPDTVFEITELQSLKLEIINNVMIPATIAQLDNLQELSLHQCSVKIHSAALAFLKENLKILSVKFDDMRELPHWMYGLRNLEELYLIGSLSHDISKNITLESFRELKSLKVLYIKSNLSKIPQSAVDVSSHLQKLCIYNDGTKLVMLNNLKKMVNLTQLELVHCDLERIPHAVFSLLSLQELDLKENNLKSIEEIVSFQHLRKLTILKLWYNSITYIPEHIKKLTSLERLSFSHNKIEVLPSHLFLCNKIRYLDLSYNDIRFIPPEIGVLQSLQYFSITCNKVESVPDELYFCKKLKTLKIGKNNLSVLSPKIGNLVFLSHLDIKGNHFEILPPELGECRALKRTGFTVEDTLFETLPSDVREQMKAE from the coding sequence GTCATGCAAGACAAGATAATATGCCTTCCAAAGCGCGTACAGCCTTGCCAGAACCAATCTAATAGTTCCAATGTGTTTAACACAATCCCAGATACAACCCCCCTTCCTCCACTCAAGCCATCCACCCCTCCAGCTACAGTTGAGATGAAAGGGCTGAAGACTGATTTGGACCTTCAGCAATACAGCTTTATAAATCAGGTGTGCTACGAACGTGCCCTGCACTGGTATGCCAAGTACTTCCCTTACCTTGTCCTTATACACACACTGGTCTTCATGCTGTGTAGTAACTTCTGGTTCAAATTCCCTGGATCAAGCTCCAAAATTGAACACTTCATTTCAATACTCGGGAAATGTTTCGATTCTCCCTGGACAACAAGAGCCTTATCTGAAGTGTCAGGGGAAGACTCTGAAGAGAAAGACAACAGGAAGAACAACATAAACAAGTCTAATACTATCCAGCCAAACGCTGAGGGCACTTTGGTCAAGACACAGTCTTTAAAATCAATCCCTGAGAAGTTAGTTGTGGATAAGGGAACACCTGGGGCACTAGATAAGAAAGAAGGTGAGCAGGCCAAAGCACTTTTTGAAAAGGTGAAGAAATTCAGACTGCATGTTGAAGAGGGCGATATACTCTATGTCATGTACGTTCGCCAGACTGTACTTAAGGTAATTAAATTCCTCATTATTATTGCTTACAACACAGCACTTGTGTCAGAAGTCAATTTTACAGTAGTCTGTAATGTTGATATTGAAGACATGACAGGATATAAGAATTTCTGCTGCAATCACACGATGGCACATCTGTTCTCTAAACTTTCTTACTGCTACCTGTGCTTTGTAAGCATCTACGGCCTCACATGCCTTTACACGCTGTACTGGTTGTTTTACCGCTCACTGAAAGAATATTCTTTTGAATATGTTCGGCAAGAGACAGGAATTGATGATATCCCAGATGTCAAGAATGACTTTGCTTTTATGCTTCATATGATCGATCAGTATGATCCTCTCTATTCCAAGAGGTTTGCTGTCTTCCTGTCTGAGGTCAGTGAAAACAAGCTGAAACAGCTGAACCTAAACAACGAGTGGACTGCAGATAAACTGCGACAGAGGCTACAGACAAACTCCCACAGCCATTTGGAGCTACAGCTTTTCATGCTCTCTGGACTACCAGACACAGTTTTTGAAATTACTGAGCTGCAGTCGTTAAAACTTGAAATAATTAATAACGTAATGATACCAGCAACCATTGCACAGTTGGACAATCTCCAAGAGCTCTCGTTGCACCAGTGCTCTGTGAAGATCCACAGTGCTGCCTTGGCGTTTCTGAAGGAGAATCTCAAGATCTTGAGCGTGAAGTTTGATGACATGAGAGAACTTCCACACTGGATGTATGGCCTCAGAAATTTGGAAGAGCTCTATTTAATTGGCTCCCTAAGTCACGATATTTCCAAAAACATTACACTGGAGTCCTTTCGGGAACTTAAAAGCCTTAAAGTTCTTTACATAAAAAGTAATTTGTCAAAAATCCCACAATCTGCCGTTGATGTTTCAAGTCACCTGCAAAAATTGTGCATCTATAATGATGGCACTAAATTAGTGATGCTCAACAACCTGAAGAAGATGGTCAACCTGACACAGTTGGAATTAGTTCATTGTGATTTAGAGCGCATACCTCATGCAGTCTTCAGCCTTCTCAGCCTTCAGGAATTGGATCTAAAGGAAAACAACCTCAAATCCATTGAAGAAATAGTAAGCTTTCAACATCTGCGAAAACTGACAATCCTAAAGCTGTGGTACAACAGCATAACGTACATCCCAGAGCATATAAAGAAGCTCACTAGTCTCGAGCGGCTTTCCTTCAGCCATAACAAAATAGAGGTTCTTCCATCCCACCTATTCCTATGCAACAAAATCAGATATTTGGATTTGTCTTACAATGACATTCGCTTTATCCCACCTGAAATAGGAGTTCTGCAGAGTTTACAGTACTTTTCCATTACTTGCAACAAAGTGGAGAGCGTGCCAGATGAACTCTACTTTTGCAAAAAACTTAAGACTCTGAAAATCGGGAAAAATAACTTGTCAGTCCTTTCACCTAAAATTGGTAATTTGGTATTCCTCTCCCACTTGGATATTAAAGGCAATCACTTTGAAATCCTCCCACCTGAGCTCGGTGAATGCCGAGCTCTGAAGCGGACTGGTTTCACTGTAGAGGACACCTTGTTTGAAACTTTGCCTTCTGATGTCAGGGAACAGATGAAAGCTGAATAA